One genomic segment of Streptomyces sp. TLI_146 includes these proteins:
- a CDS encoding oleate hydratase encodes MGCAVPDRQTRKRSCVMAKAYLVGSGIAALAAATFLIRDGGFEGADIHLFEEQRNIGGSLDAGGTADAGYTMRGGRMFEAEFRCTYDLLSGIPTLDDPAVSVTQEILAGHEDFAWDDIARLVDAEGKIVDTSSSVGFSERDRLELVRCLATPERHLDGKRITDCFGEHFFTTDFWFTWCTTFAFQPWHSAIEFHRYLRRFIHLFPKFTSMSGIYRTRYNQYDSIVRPLTAWLREHGVTVHTGCRVTDLGFTPGIENTTVDTIHITQGGHKEKIAVSPEDLVLVTNGSMTDASSLGTHTSPPPPTPHRSDAWLLWHRLVRGREDFGNPGAFDKHVEESRWESFTVTAKDPVFLDALAELSGRQTGRGGLMTFTDSNWLLTIVANRQPVYRDQPEGVSVWWGYGLFPGRAGNATPKPMTMCSGREILEEVLHHLRFDEPTATRVLETSTVVPCLMPYITSQFLARRGDDRPKVVPEGSVNLAFIGQFAEVPDDVVFTVEYSVRTAWTAVSQLLRLDTHPPAVYRGHHDPRVLAAAFETLHR; translated from the coding sequence GTGGGGTGCGCGGTTCCCGATCGACAGACGAGAAAGAGGAGTTGTGTGATGGCGAAGGCGTATCTGGTAGGCAGCGGTATAGCGGCCCTGGCCGCGGCCACGTTCCTGATCCGCGACGGCGGTTTCGAGGGAGCGGACATCCATCTCTTCGAGGAACAGCGGAACATCGGCGGCAGCCTGGACGCGGGCGGTACCGCGGACGCCGGCTACACCATGCGGGGCGGGCGGATGTTCGAGGCCGAGTTCCGCTGCACGTACGACCTGCTGTCCGGCATCCCCACCCTCGACGACCCTGCGGTGTCGGTGACGCAGGAGATCCTGGCCGGACACGAGGACTTCGCCTGGGACGACATCGCACGCCTCGTCGACGCAGAAGGGAAGATCGTCGACACCTCTTCCTCGGTGGGGTTCTCCGAGCGCGACCGGCTGGAGCTGGTTCGGTGTCTGGCGACTCCCGAGAGGCACCTGGACGGCAAACGGATCACGGACTGCTTCGGCGAGCACTTCTTCACCACGGACTTCTGGTTCACGTGGTGCACCACGTTCGCGTTCCAGCCCTGGCACAGCGCCATCGAGTTCCATCGCTACCTCAGGCGCTTCATCCATCTCTTCCCGAAGTTCACCTCCATGTCCGGCATCTACCGGACTCGCTACAACCAGTACGACTCCATCGTGCGACCCCTGACGGCCTGGCTGCGCGAACACGGTGTCACCGTCCACACCGGATGCCGCGTCACGGACCTGGGGTTCACGCCGGGGATCGAGAACACCACGGTCGACACCATCCACATCACCCAAGGCGGCCACAAGGAGAAGATCGCCGTTTCGCCCGAGGACCTGGTTCTGGTCACCAACGGTTCCATGACCGACGCGTCCAGCCTCGGCACGCACACCTCACCGCCACCCCCGACTCCCCACCGTTCGGACGCGTGGCTGCTCTGGCACCGGCTGGTCCGGGGACGCGAGGACTTCGGCAATCCGGGAGCCTTCGACAAGCATGTGGAGGAGTCCCGCTGGGAGTCGTTCACGGTCACCGCCAAGGATCCCGTCTTCCTCGACGCGCTGGCCGAGTTGAGCGGCCGGCAGACCGGCAGGGGCGGCCTGATGACGTTCACCGACTCCAATTGGCTGCTCACTATCGTGGCCAACCGCCAGCCCGTCTACCGCGACCAGCCCGAGGGCGTCTCGGTCTGGTGGGGCTACGGCCTGTTCCCCGGCCGCGCGGGCAACGCGACGCCCAAGCCGATGACGATGTGCTCCGGCCGGGAGATCCTCGAAGAAGTCCTGCACCACCTGCGCTTCGACGAGCCGACGGCGACCCGCGTCCTGGAGACCTCCACCGTGGTGCCGTGCCTGATGCCGTACATCACCAGCCAGTTCCTCGCCCGCCGCGGCGACGACCGGCCCAAGGTCGTGCCCGAGGGGTCGGTCAACCTCGCCTTCATCGGACAGTTCGCCGAGGTGCCCGACGACGTCGTCTTCACCGTCGAGTACTCGGTGCGAACCGCCTGGACAGCGGTGTCCCAACTCCTCCGGCTCGACACACACCCGCCCGCGGTCTACCGGGGCCACCACGACCCCCGCGTCCTGGCCGCCGCCTTCGAGACCCTGCACCGCTGA
- a CDS encoding FAD-binding oxidoreductase: MITNSIVHKYLFGAIAGVLGDMVTPEVAAAWDEVGWLMAGALIGREARLYRDAAVERGEVWRQWTVIERRTETPNTVPFLLTPSDGEPAPRARAGQYVSVRVRMAAGARQSRQYSLSSDPGEDLRRITVKLVAGTAGEPAGEVSTLLPEQVRDGDGLTLSTPFGDVFLDAPDNATDPLVPGPRASAARP, translated from the coding sequence GTGATCACGAACTCGATCGTCCACAAGTACCTGTTCGGCGCGATCGCCGGGGTGCTCGGCGACATGGTCACCCCGGAGGTGGCTGCCGCCTGGGACGAGGTGGGCTGGCTGATGGCCGGCGCCCTGATCGGCCGGGAGGCCCGCCTCTACCGGGACGCCGCCGTCGAGCGCGGCGAGGTGTGGCGGCAGTGGACCGTCATCGAGCGCCGCACCGAGACACCGAACACGGTGCCCTTCCTGCTCACCCCGTCCGACGGCGAACCCGCGCCGCGGGCCCGGGCGGGTCAGTACGTGAGCGTGCGCGTGCGCATGGCTGCCGGGGCGCGCCAGTCGCGGCAGTACAGCCTGTCGTCCGACCCCGGCGAGGACCTGCGGCGCATCACCGTGAAGCTGGTCGCCGGCACAGCCGGCGAGCCGGCCGGCGAGGTCTCCACCCTGCTGCCCGAGCAGGTCCGCGACGGCGACGGACTGACCTTGTCCACGCCCTTCGGCGACGTCTTCCTCGACGCCCCGGACAATGCCACCGACCCGCTCGTGCCCGGTCCGCGGGCATCGGCCGCCCGCCCATGA
- a CDS encoding DUF4239 domain-containing protein: protein MQSEILTYGSGIFAGTAAIVCTLIPHAKRAAWKSATLLIGGAVVLTDSLIPVVRRCFNGQFTENDQALLGGGLSLVGTLFALIIGFVVVVVWQSLTETEGTVAREANALADLERMSRGFEVQIRRQVQGAVRTYARLVVSDEWPAMAAGSHSVRANAALVELWTVYTTMSAEQRGTHLYAQSLIRLNELGDARRTRLLSATSRIPVVMWLLIAVDAIGILALSVAFGLSETWQMRLIMATLVASVAFAVFLVAELDGPFSGDLCVSAEAFAFVTSNMQDLED, encoded by the coding sequence ATGCAATCTGAGATTCTCACGTACGGCAGCGGGATCTTCGCCGGTACGGCAGCCATTGTCTGCACGCTCATTCCGCACGCGAAACGTGCGGCCTGGAAGTCGGCTACGCTCCTGATCGGCGGGGCCGTCGTATTGACCGACTCCCTCATTCCGGTGGTTCGCCGCTGCTTCAACGGACAGTTCACCGAGAACGATCAAGCCCTTCTGGGGGGTGGACTGTCACTCGTAGGGACTCTCTTCGCCCTCATCATCGGTTTCGTCGTGGTCGTCGTATGGCAGTCCCTCACCGAAACCGAAGGCACTGTCGCCAGAGAGGCCAACGCCCTCGCCGACCTCGAACGCATGTCCAGGGGCTTCGAAGTTCAAATCCGACGCCAAGTCCAAGGGGCGGTACGAACCTACGCCCGTCTCGTCGTCTCGGACGAATGGCCCGCGATGGCAGCCGGGAGCCACAGCGTCCGGGCGAACGCCGCCCTGGTGGAGCTGTGGACGGTGTACACGACCATGTCGGCCGAACAACGAGGTACGCATCTGTACGCCCAATCCCTCATCCGCCTCAACGAACTCGGTGACGCCCGCCGCACCCGTCTGCTCTCCGCCACCTCGCGCATCCCCGTGGTGATGTGGCTCCTCATCGCCGTCGACGCCATCGGAATCCTCGCCCTGTCTGTCGCCTTCGGTCTCTCGGAGACGTGGCAGATGCGACTGATCATGGCAACCCTCGTCGCTTCGGTAGCCTTCGCCGTCTTCCTCGTCGCCGAACTCGATGGCCCCTTCAGCGGGGATCTCTGCGTGTCAGCGGAGGCATTCGCTTTCGTCACCTCCAACATGCAGGACTTGGAGGACTGA
- a CDS encoding urea ABC transporter substrate-binding protein, which translates to MFTKRGRAGLGGPLRIGVLHSLTGPMAPNERSIVDSTMMAIEEINEEGGVLGRKIEPVVVDGASDSERFAREAERLIVEQQVQAIMGCWTSSSRKATIPVLERHEHLMFYPPTYEGLESCPYVVYTGGAPSQQVIPAVNWLLDNRGTRFFFVGSDYVWPRSAAAIIKDQLDYQGGELVGEEYRAFHETDFRSMVEKIVEARPDVIINTLAHNTLDFFRELSRAGVDPEEMPTFSLAFGEDLLSQAAPEDRVGGYGVWGYFQSIGSPKNTEFVESFRRRYGADRVTEDVCHNAYVSVRLWALAVEKAGDASPAAVRKAIKGLRYEAPQGPVWVDEENQHLWRTVRIGRIRPDRQFDIVWTSEVVIRPVPYPPYRTRRAWNELLTGLYDGWGGSWDRLPGD; encoded by the coding sequence ATGTTCACCAAGAGGGGACGGGCGGGGCTCGGGGGTCCCTTGCGTATCGGCGTACTGCATTCGCTCACGGGGCCGATGGCGCCGAATGAGCGGTCGATCGTGGACAGTACCATGATGGCAATTGAAGAGATAAACGAAGAGGGTGGGGTGCTCGGCAGGAAGATCGAACCTGTTGTGGTCGACGGGGCTTCGGACTCGGAGCGGTTCGCGCGCGAGGCGGAACGGCTGATTGTCGAGCAGCAGGTGCAGGCCATCATGGGTTGCTGGACGTCCAGTAGCCGCAAGGCGACCATTCCGGTGCTTGAGCGGCACGAACATCTTATGTTCTACCCGCCCACCTATGAGGGCCTGGAGAGTTGCCCCTACGTCGTCTACACGGGCGGTGCTCCGAGTCAGCAGGTGATCCCAGCGGTGAACTGGCTGTTGGACAACCGGGGAACCCGGTTCTTCTTCGTGGGCTCCGACTATGTCTGGCCGAGGTCGGCGGCCGCGATCATCAAGGATCAGCTGGACTACCAGGGAGGGGAGCTCGTCGGCGAGGAGTACCGGGCCTTCCATGAAACGGATTTCCGTTCGATGGTAGAGAAGATCGTCGAAGCTCGGCCGGATGTCATCATCAATACGCTGGCTCACAACACCCTGGACTTTTTCCGAGAGCTGAGCCGCGCCGGAGTGGACCCGGAAGAGATGCCCACTTTCTCGCTCGCCTTCGGTGAGGACCTCTTGAGTCAGGCGGCTCCTGAGGACCGGGTCGGCGGTTACGGAGTGTGGGGATACTTTCAGAGCATCGGCAGTCCGAAGAACACGGAGTTCGTGGAAAGCTTTCGTCGCCGGTACGGCGCGGACCGGGTCACCGAAGACGTGTGCCATAACGCCTATGTCTCGGTCCGGTTGTGGGCGCTCGCCGTGGAGAAGGCAGGTGATGCGTCGCCTGCTGCTGTACGCAAGGCGATCAAGGGCCTACGGTACGAAGCGCCGCAGGGTCCGGTCTGGGTCGACGAGGAAAACCAACACCTCTGGCGCACCGTGCGTATCGGCCGTATCCGTCCCGACCGCCAGTTCGACATTGTGTGGACGTCGGAAGTCGTCATCCGGCCCGTCCCCTACCCGCCCTACCGTACGCGACGGGCCTGGAATGAACTCCTGACCGGCCTCTATGACGGCTGGGGCGGCAGTTGGGATCGCCTACCCGGCGACTGA
- a CDS encoding STAS domain-containing protein — MLVRLHGELDVETSPLLRSALAPLLHRRIELDLANVTFIDSSGVNVLMAHNRHCQLAGGQSTVIPPGRGLVTRVVDASIDTHEASRGHGRPNCSAPDFPCPW, encoded by the coding sequence GTGCTGGTCCGCCTGCACGGCGAGTTGGACGTCGAGACCTCACCCTTGCTGCGCTCCGCGCTCGCGCCCCTCCTGCACAGACGCATCGAACTGGACCTGGCCAACGTCACCTTCATCGACTCCTCCGGCGTCAACGTGCTGATGGCGCATAACCGCCACTGCCAGTTGGCCGGTGGGCAGAGCACAGTGATCCCCCCCGGACGCGGCCTAGTGACCCGTGTCGTTGATGCGTCGATTGATACGCATGAGGCGTCCAGGGGGCACGGTCGCCCGAACTGTTCGGCGCCTGACTTTCCGTGCCCCTGGTGA
- a CDS encoding M4 family metallopeptidase: protein MSSTPSRRATAAGTLIAVAAMLAVSLQTGAATASDGPSSSAPKAQQGTSADPGKLPADLTPAARATLIKAADAHKAATARSLGLGTQQNLVVRDVVQDRDGTTHTRYERTYAGLPVLGGDLIVEESKAGTRQSVTKASRAELKNVDTNATVTPAAAERQALGLARAAGSDKATADRAPRKVVWMAKGAPVLAYESVVGGLQDDGTPNELHVVTDARTGAKLYQWQAVENGTGNTMYSGQVGLGTAGSASSYTLTDTNRGSHKTYNLNGGTSGKGTLFSNTTDVWGNGTPQNKETAGADAHYGAALTWDYYKNVQGRTGIRGDGVGAYSRVHYGSAYQNAFWQDDCFCMTYGDGAGSTKPLTSIDIAAHEMTHGVTSNTAGLEYSGESGGLNEATSDIMAAAVEFWANNAQDKGDYLVGEKIDYFGTGKPLRYMDKPSKDGSSKDAWYSGIGNIDVHYSSGPANHFFYLLSEGSGAKTINGVDYNSPTSDGLPVTGIGREKATLIWYKALTTKFGTTTDYADARTGTVAVAKSLYGENSPEAAAVEDSWAAINVGPRSGGDTPPTGKVFENTTDVSIPDNGAAVTSTVNVTGISGNAPSNLSVGVDIVHTWIGDLVVDLIAPDGTVYNLHNRTGDSADNIKQTYTVNASSEVANGAWKLRVQDKAEDDTGYINAFKLTFP, encoded by the coding sequence GTGAGTTCCACACCCAGCCGTCGCGCCACCGCAGCCGGCACACTGATCGCTGTAGCCGCCATGCTCGCCGTGAGCCTCCAGACGGGTGCCGCCACCGCGTCGGACGGCCCTTCGAGCAGCGCCCCGAAAGCCCAGCAGGGCACCTCGGCGGACCCCGGCAAGCTCCCCGCCGACCTCACCCCCGCCGCCCGTGCCACGCTCATCAAGGCGGCGGACGCCCACAAGGCCGCAACGGCCCGCTCCCTCGGTCTCGGCACCCAGCAGAACCTGGTCGTGAGGGATGTCGTCCAGGACCGCGACGGCACCACCCACACGCGCTACGAGCGCACCTACGCCGGACTGCCCGTCCTCGGCGGCGACCTGATCGTCGAGGAGTCGAAGGCCGGCACGCGCCAGAGCGTCACCAAAGCCTCCCGCGCGGAGCTGAAGAACGTCGACACGAACGCCACCGTCACCCCGGCAGCCGCCGAGCGGCAGGCCCTCGGCCTCGCCCGGGCGGCGGGCTCCGACAAGGCCACTGCCGACCGCGCCCCGCGCAAGGTGGTGTGGATGGCGAAGGGCGCACCGGTCCTGGCGTACGAGAGCGTCGTCGGCGGGCTCCAGGACGACGGCACGCCCAACGAGCTGCATGTCGTCACCGACGCCAGGACCGGCGCGAAGCTGTACCAGTGGCAGGCGGTCGAGAACGGCACCGGCAACACGATGTACAGCGGCCAGGTGGGCCTGGGCACGGCGGGCTCGGCGTCCTCATACACCCTGACCGACACCAACCGGGGCAGCCACAAGACGTACAACCTCAACGGCGGTACGTCCGGCAAGGGGACGCTGTTCAGCAACACCACCGACGTATGGGGCAACGGCACCCCACAGAACAAGGAGACCGCAGGCGCCGACGCCCACTACGGCGCCGCGCTCACCTGGGACTACTACAAGAACGTCCAGGGCCGCACCGGTATCCGCGGCGACGGCGTCGGCGCGTACAGCCGGGTCCACTACGGAAGCGCCTACCAGAACGCGTTCTGGCAGGACGACTGCTTCTGCATGACCTACGGCGACGGCGCGGGCAGCACGAAGCCGCTGACGTCCATCGACATAGCCGCGCACGAGATGACGCACGGCGTCACCTCCAACACCGCCGGCCTGGAGTACAGCGGCGAATCCGGCGGTCTCAACGAGGCCACCTCCGACATCATGGCCGCGGCCGTCGAGTTCTGGGCCAACAACGCTCAGGACAAGGGCGACTACCTGGTCGGCGAGAAGATCGACTACTTCGGCACCGGAAAGCCGCTGCGCTACATGGACAAGCCGAGCAAGGACGGCTCCTCCAAGGACGCCTGGTACTCGGGCATCGGCAACATCGACGTCCACTACTCCTCAGGCCCCGCGAACCACTTCTTCTACCTGCTCTCCGAGGGCAGCGGCGCCAAGACCATCAACGGCGTCGACTACAACTCACCGACCTCCGACGGCCTGCCCGTCACCGGCATCGGCCGGGAGAAGGCCACGCTGATCTGGTACAAGGCACTCACCACCAAGTTCGGCACGACCACCGACTACGCCGATGCCCGCACCGGCACGGTCGCCGTCGCCAAGTCTCTCTACGGGGAGAACAGCCCCGAGGCCGCGGCCGTCGAGGACTCCTGGGCCGCCATCAACGTGGGACCTCGCTCCGGCGGCGACACCCCGCCCACCGGCAAGGTCTTCGAGAACACCACCGACGTCTCCATCCCCGACAACGGCGCCGCGGTGACCTCGACGGTCAACGTCACCGGCATCTCCGGTAACGCCCCGAGCAACCTCTCCGTCGGCGTGGACATCGTCCATACCTGGATCGGTGACCTCGTCGTCGACCTGATCGCACCCGACGGCACGGTATACAACCTCCACAACCGGACCGGCGACAGCGCTGACAACATCAAGCAGACCTACACCGTGAACGCCTCCTCCGAGGTCGCCAACGGTGCCTGGAAACTCCGCGTCCAGGACAAGGCCGAGGACGACACCGGTTACATCAACGCCTTCAAGCTGACCTTCCCGTAG
- a CDS encoding STAS domain-containing protein has product MNVEEVAFFLRERTVGAALVIELHGELDIWARTQLSPRLEELLDRPWPSVAVDLSGVTFLDACGLGMLVWLQARIKAYGGRLSLVRPAPNVARILRITRLDRAFTLLDDLPASCRVPAPEQGASAAPASPAQVPVLGRPTGTASRHRPSA; this is encoded by the coding sequence ATGAACGTCGAAGAAGTCGCCTTTTTCCTGCGCGAGCGCACGGTCGGCGCCGCGCTTGTGATCGAACTCCACGGGGAACTGGACATCTGGGCGCGCACCCAGCTCTCGCCCAGGTTGGAGGAGCTCCTGGACCGCCCTTGGCCGAGTGTCGCCGTGGACTTGAGTGGGGTGACCTTCCTGGATGCCTGTGGACTGGGGATGCTGGTGTGGCTGCAAGCCCGTATCAAGGCGTATGGCGGCCGGCTGTCCCTGGTGCGGCCGGCACCGAACGTAGCGAGAATCCTGCGGATCACTCGGTTGGACCGTGCCTTCACACTGCTCGACGACCTGCCCGCGTCATGTCGGGTCCCTGCCCCGGAGCAGGGGGCCTCGGCTGCCCCGGCCTCACCCGCCCAAGTCCCGGTGTTGGGACGGCCGACTGGCACAGCCTCCAGGCACCGGCCCTCTGCCTGA
- a CDS encoding cytochrome P450 encodes MLRCDSPVRDATFRCAAEPISLHGQQIAAGAIVSLVIGSINRDEDHFPDADRLDVGRAPNDHLALGCEPRFRLGAALARLEGTVAIPLLLERLSPLRRARPSNELPWQPARVMRGLAALPVVRDSPRRPSRPEPSSTRNTPDRQPRARDRNRTTPRPPAHHPQPTGRPQRHRPVAGRCHGRRFALPEVARGLVAAEGEAIRLPGRLPYRVAMERLPTEAPLPAPDASRYGLVNQLTAEGEAPDAALTLAGRFQTHSREAVLVTKRIVQDTRGLDGHHRLDNPRGSTETTGAKVPSAPLDSAACIQKGGA; translated from the coding sequence TTGCTGCGCTGCGACTCACCGGTACGAGACGCCACATTTCGGTGCGCCGCAGAACCGATCAGTCTCCACGGACAGCAGATCGCCGCGGGCGCCATCGTCAGTCTCGTGATCGGTTCCATCAACCGGGACGAGGACCACTTTCCGGACGCGGACCGGCTCGATGTGGGCCGAGCGCCCAATGACCACCTCGCCCTCGGCTGCGAACCCCGATTCCGCCTCGGCGCCGCCCTCGCCCGCCTCGAAGGCACCGTCGCCATCCCCCTGCTCCTCGAACGCCTGAGCCCGCTACGGCGGGCCAGGCCGAGCAACGAACTCCCCTGGCAGCCGGCCCGGGTGATGCGCGGACTGGCCGCGCTGCCCGTCGTCCGGGACTCACCACGCCGCCCGTCGCGCCCCGAACCGTCCTCGACCAGGAACACACCCGATCGACAGCCACGAGCCCGTGACCGTAACCGCACCACACCCCGGCCTCCTGCTCATCACCCTCAACCGACCGGACGTCCGCAACGCCATCGACCCGTTGCTGGACGGTGCCATGGACGCCGCTTCGCCCTTCCCGAAGTCGCCCGCGGCCTCGTCGCCGCCGAAGGCGAAGCCATCCGCCTGCCCGGCCGCCTCCCCTACCGCGTGGCCATGGAAAGGCTGCCGACCGAAGCCCCGCTGCCCGCCCCTGACGCATCCCGGTACGGCCTGGTCAACCAGCTCACTGCCGAAGGCGAAGCCCCCGACGCTGCCCTGACCCTGGCCGGCCGTTTCCAGACTCACTCCCGCGAGGCCGTCCTCGTCACCAAAAGAATCGTCCAGGACACCCGTGGCCTCGACGGACACCACCGCCTAGACAATCCACGCGGATCCACCGAGACGACGGGCGCCAAGGTGCCATCTGCACCGCTGGACAGCGCGGCATGTATCCAGAAGGGCGGCGCGTAA